A genomic region of Drosophila kikkawai strain 14028-0561.14 chromosome X, DkikHiC1v2, whole genome shotgun sequence contains the following coding sequences:
- the LOC108076034 gene encoding uncharacterized protein has protein sequence MKFWPLLILLLVSGIKQANVFQPRNVVPKRCEFLLKGNQIYERTCQGRYPLVAFTKYRDTLVKVGEPYSMYVSISLENVLVVQKKSPLQDCYTLEFKNSNTFHCLDTNRNETVSLDQANMFCFPFHIQLPDDLMNECLIQNEMTHHAHRLDQVVSTKRAIVHYTYGDSGAQSLRIPTRHLYHHPPPPLLILCLLRILLEERSNRKF, from the coding sequence atgaaattttggCCTTTGTTAATCCTGCTGTTGGTCTCTGGCATTAAACAGGCAAATGTCTTTCAGCCAAGAAATGTGGTGCCCAAGCGTTGCGAGTTCTTGTTGAAAGGTAACCAGATCTATGAGAGGACATGCCAGGGAAGGTATCCTTTGGTGGCTTTTACCAAATACCGGGATACATTGGTTAAGGTCGGCGAACCGTACTCCATGTACGTGTCCATTTCCCTGGAGAATGTCTTGGTGGTGCAGAAGAAATCACCGCTCCAGGATTGCTACACTTTGGAGTTTAAGAACAGCAATACTTTCCACTGTTTGGACACCAATCGCAATGAGACAGTGTCCCTGGATCAGGCAAATATGTTTTGCTTTCCATTTCACATCCAGCTGCCGGATGACCTGATGAACGAGTGCTTGATTCAGAATGAAATGACCCATCATGCCCATAGATTGGACCAGGTTGTTAGCACCAAACGGGCCATTGTCCACTACACTTATGGCGACAGTGGAGCTCAATCTTTAAGGATCCCAACGAGGCACCTTTATCAtcatcctccacctcctctcTTGATTCTCTGTCTGCTCCGTATCCTTCTCGAGGAGAGGAGCAATCGTAAATTTTAA